One window from the genome of Microbacterium sulfonylureivorans encodes:
- a CDS encoding DivIVA domain-containing protein yields MALTPDDVVTKQFQHVRFKEGFDPDEVDDFLDEIVVEWRKAIAEADELKAKLAAYESGAAPARAAEPVAAPAPAPAPVAEAPVAATGAASAGIIELAQRLHDEHVAEGRAQRDQLIADAKSQAATIISEAETRGRDEVAKLDRERSQLEGRITELRNFERDYRAQLRSYIEGKLRDLETTATSSGSTPVSAIGL; encoded by the coding sequence ATGGCATTGACCCCCGATGACGTCGTCACCAAGCAGTTCCAGCACGTCCGCTTCAAGGAGGGCTTCGACCCCGATGAGGTCGACGACTTCCTCGACGAGATCGTCGTGGAGTGGCGCAAGGCCATCGCCGAAGCCGACGAGCTGAAGGCCAAGCTGGCTGCGTACGAGTCGGGTGCCGCGCCCGCGCGTGCGGCCGAGCCCGTCGCGGCTCCGGCCCCTGCCCCCGCCCCCGTCGCCGAGGCGCCCGTCGCGGCGACCGGTGCCGCGAGCGCCGGCATCATCGAGCTCGCCCAGCGCCTGCACGACGAGCACGTCGCCGAAGGCCGCGCACAGCGCGACCAGCTCATCGCCGACGCGAAGTCGCAGGCGGCGACGATCATCTCCGAGGCCGAGACGCGCGGACGCGACGAGGTCGCCAAGCTCGACCGCGAGCGTTCGCAGCTCGAGGGGCGCATCACCGAACTCCGCAACTTCGAGCGCGACTACCGCGCGCAGCTGCGCAGCTACATCGAAGGCAAGCTGCGCGACCTCGAGACCACGGCAACGTCGTCCGGCTCCACGCCGGTCTCCGCCATCGGTCTCTAG
- a CDS encoding YggT family protein, with translation MAVVQLIASILNLALLLYVFLLLARLIIDWIPFFNREWRPKGAGLVAAEIVYTLTDPPIKLFRRFIPPLRVGAIAIDFGFALTMLLCFILLSVTRAIAS, from the coding sequence GTGGCCGTCGTCCAACTCATCGCCTCGATCCTCAACCTGGCGCTCCTCCTCTATGTCTTCCTGTTGCTCGCGCGGCTGATCATCGACTGGATCCCGTTCTTCAACCGAGAATGGCGCCCGAAGGGCGCGGGTCTCGTCGCCGCCGAGATCGTCTACACGCTCACGGATCCGCCGATCAAGCTGTTCCGCCGCTTCATCCCGCCGCTCCGGGTGGGGGCGATCGCGATCGATTTCGGGTTCGCGCTGACCATGCTGCTTTGCTTCATCCTGCTCAGCGTCACCCGCGCCATCGCGAGCTGA
- a CDS encoding cell division protein SepF: MSNPLKKTMVYLGLADEEEVYEEPAPQPRGRKPEAVVEKSAPVTPLHRPAVVRQPSPSAISEILTVHPKQYRDAQVIAENFRDGIPVIINLSQMSDADARRLIDFASGLSLGLYGRIERVTSKVFLLSPENVAVSGDGTVAQADPESVPFSQP; encoded by the coding sequence ATGTCGAACCCGCTCAAGAAGACCATGGTGTACCTGGGCCTCGCCGACGAGGAAGAGGTCTACGAAGAGCCTGCGCCGCAGCCGCGCGGCCGCAAGCCGGAGGCCGTCGTGGAGAAGTCCGCGCCCGTGACTCCGCTGCACCGTCCGGCGGTCGTGCGTCAGCCGTCGCCGTCCGCGATCAGCGAGATCCTCACGGTGCACCCGAAGCAGTACCGCGATGCACAGGTGATCGCCGAGAACTTCCGTGACGGCATCCCCGTCATCATCAACCTCTCCCAGATGAGCGACGCCGACGCGCGCCGTCTGATCGACTTCGCGAGCGGACTCTCGCTCGGCCTCTACGGCCGCATCGAGCGCGTGACGAGCAAGGTCTTCCTGCTCTCGCCCGAGAACGTCGCGGTGTCGGGAGACGGCACGGTCGCTCAGGCGGATCCGGAGTCCGTTCCCTTCAGTCAGCCGTAG
- a CDS encoding YggS family pyridoxal phosphate-dependent enzyme encodes MPDFTEPAATLSARLAGIDERIADAARAAGREPGAITRIVVTKFHPAALVDDLYALGVRDVGENRQQEFSAKAAEVGALEGLRWHFIGQAQTNKARAIRAAASAVHSLDRARLADALDAAAQPDSPTLDVLLQVNMTDDPGRGGVEPSDLESLAAHAAALSSLRVRGIMAVAPLDVPPARAFERLASLSATVRAVVPDAHWISAGMTADFAEAIAAGATHLRIGSAITGPRPQHG; translated from the coding sequence GTGCCAGATTTCACTGAGCCCGCCGCAACGCTATCCGCTCGCCTCGCCGGCATCGACGAGCGGATAGCGGATGCCGCGCGCGCTGCAGGCCGGGAGCCGGGCGCCATCACGCGGATCGTGGTGACCAAGTTCCACCCGGCTGCGCTCGTCGACGACCTGTACGCGCTCGGCGTGCGCGACGTGGGGGAGAACCGCCAGCAGGAGTTCTCCGCCAAGGCCGCCGAGGTCGGCGCGCTCGAGGGGCTCCGATGGCACTTCATCGGACAGGCGCAGACCAACAAGGCGCGGGCGATCAGGGCGGCGGCATCCGCCGTCCACTCGCTCGATCGCGCTCGGCTGGCCGACGCGCTCGACGCGGCCGCCCAGCCTGACTCGCCGACGCTGGACGTGCTGCTGCAGGTCAACATGACCGACGACCCCGGCCGCGGCGGCGTCGAGCCGTCGGACCTCGAGTCGCTGGCCGCGCACGCGGCCGCCCTGTCCTCGCTTCGCGTGCGCGGGATCATGGCGGTCGCGCCCCTCGACGTGCCGCCGGCGCGGGCCTTCGAGCGACTGGCATCGCTCTCGGCCACCGTCCGCGCGGTCGTCCCGGACGCCCATTGGATCTCCGCCGGCATGACGGCGGACTTCGCCGAGGCGATCGCAGCAGGCGCGACACACCTGCGGATCGGCTCGGCAATCACGGGCCCCCGGCCCCAACACGGTTAA
- the ftsZ gene encoding cell division protein FtsZ, which produces MSQNQNYLAVIKVVGVGGGGVNAVNRMIELGLRGVEFIAINTDAQALLMSDADVKLDVGRELTRGLGAGADPEVGRRAAEDHAEEIEEALRGADMVFVTAGEGGGTGTGGAPVVAKIAKSIGALTIGVVTKPFSFEGRRRQQQAETGVGKLKEEVDTLIVVPNDRLLEISDRGISMIEAFATADQVLLAGVQGITDLITTPGLINLDFADVKSVMQGAGSALMGIGSARGADRAIKAAELAVESPLLEASIEGAHGVLLSVQGGSNLGIFEINDAAQLVKEAAHPEANIIFGTVIDDTLGDEVRVTVIAAGFDGGEPQQRIEPITASRVVSAPAVPALPADEAAKDRDAEPVPVGAALPESSFDSAFGDDDLDIPDFLK; this is translated from the coding sequence ATGAGCCAGAACCAGAACTACCTCGCCGTCATCAAGGTGGTCGGGGTCGGCGGAGGCGGCGTCAACGCCGTCAACCGCATGATCGAGCTCGGCCTGCGAGGCGTCGAGTTCATCGCCATCAACACCGATGCGCAGGCGCTGCTCATGAGCGACGCCGACGTCAAGCTCGACGTCGGCCGCGAGCTCACCCGCGGCCTCGGCGCCGGAGCCGACCCTGAGGTCGGCCGGCGTGCGGCGGAGGACCACGCAGAGGAGATCGAGGAGGCGCTCCGCGGTGCCGACATGGTCTTCGTCACCGCCGGCGAGGGAGGCGGCACCGGCACGGGCGGCGCGCCCGTCGTGGCCAAGATCGCCAAGTCGATCGGCGCCCTGACGATCGGTGTCGTGACGAAGCCCTTCTCGTTCGAGGGCCGACGCCGCCAGCAGCAGGCAGAGACCGGTGTGGGAAAGCTCAAGGAAGAGGTCGACACACTCATCGTCGTCCCCAACGACCGTCTCCTCGAGATCAGCGACCGCGGCATCTCGATGATCGAGGCCTTCGCCACGGCAGACCAGGTGCTCCTCGCCGGTGTCCAGGGCATCACCGACCTGATCACGACCCCCGGTCTGATCAACCTCGACTTCGCCGACGTCAAGTCCGTGATGCAGGGTGCGGGCTCCGCCCTCATGGGCATCGGCTCGGCCCGCGGCGCCGATCGCGCGATCAAGGCGGCCGAGCTCGCGGTGGAGTCGCCGCTGCTCGAGGCATCGATCGAGGGCGCGCACGGAGTGCTGCTGTCGGTCCAGGGCGGGTCGAACCTCGGCATCTTCGAGATCAACGATGCCGCGCAGCTGGTCAAGGAGGCGGCGCACCCGGAGGCGAACATCATCTTCGGAACGGTCATCGACGACACGCTCGGCGACGAGGTCAGGGTCACCGTGATCGCCGCGGGCTTCGACGGCGGCGAGCCGCAGCAGCGCATCGAGCCGATCACGGCCTCGCGCGTCGTGTCTGCCCCCGCAGTGCCGGCGCTGCCGGCCGACGAGGCCGCCAAGGACCGCGACGCGGAGCCGGTGCCGGTCGGTGCCGCGCTTCCCGAGTCGTCGTTCGACTCGGCGTTCGGCGACGACGACCTCGACATCCCCGACTTCCTCAAATAG
- a CDS encoding FtsQ-type POTRA domain-containing protein, with protein sequence MRRPSPLPPPPTRAVAPPAAPTDDTVTVSGEGDDVGAESLTGTTAPVIPLAAPTPIVPSTGGVPDLGEEPVGLREVWSAARARRKALRAEVRRFTARQRRRRAVWIGIGAALVLLALVTLGAAYSPLFAVQTITIVGARQLDATQVRAALDDQLGTPIPLVDESAVKAALVTFPLVESYTLEARPPHELVVRLVERTPIGLIETRAGFTLVDAAGVALSTSATATAGVPVLDIRGGVSSDAFAAAGQVMHSLPAAIRTQVTAVSASTPDDVTLVLGGTNTRVVWGSAEQSADKALTLQRAMVNRPPASVSVYDVSSPTAIVIR encoded by the coding sequence ATGCGCCGGCCGTCGCCGCTGCCGCCGCCGCCCACGCGCGCCGTGGCGCCGCCCGCCGCGCCGACCGACGACACGGTCACCGTGTCCGGAGAGGGCGACGACGTCGGCGCGGAGAGCCTCACGGGCACCACGGCGCCGGTGATCCCGCTCGCGGCGCCGACCCCGATCGTGCCGTCGACCGGGGGAGTCCCCGACCTCGGGGAGGAGCCCGTCGGCCTGCGCGAGGTGTGGAGCGCCGCCCGCGCGCGCCGCAAGGCGCTGCGCGCGGAGGTCCGGCGATTCACGGCACGTCAGCGCCGCCGGCGCGCCGTCTGGATCGGCATCGGCGCGGCACTCGTCCTGCTGGCGCTGGTGACGCTCGGTGCGGCGTACAGCCCGCTGTTCGCCGTGCAGACGATCACGATCGTCGGCGCCCGGCAGCTCGACGCGACCCAGGTGCGCGCCGCGCTCGACGATCAGCTCGGCACTCCGATCCCCCTGGTCGACGAGAGCGCGGTCAAGGCCGCGCTCGTCACCTTCCCGCTCGTCGAGAGCTACACCCTCGAGGCGCGGCCGCCTCACGAGCTGGTCGTGAGGCTCGTCGAGCGCACGCCCATCGGCCTGATCGAGACGCGGGCGGGATTCACGCTCGTCGACGCCGCGGGCGTCGCCCTCTCGACCTCGGCGACCGCGACGGCCGGAGTCCCCGTCCTCGACATTCGCGGCGGAGTCTCGTCCGATGCGTTCGCGGCCGCGGGCCAGGTCATGCACTCCCTGCCGGCGGCGATCCGCACGCAGGTGACGGCGGTGTCGGCGTCGACGCCCGACGACGTGACCCTCGTTCTCGGAGGCACGAACACGCGGGTCGTCTGGGGCAGCGCGGAGCAGTCGGCCGACAAGGCGCTGACGCTCCAACGGGCCATGGTGAACCGTCCGCCGGCGTCGGTGAGCGTGTATGACGTGTCGTCGCCGACGGCGATCGTCATCCGCTGA
- the murC gene encoding UDP-N-acetylmuramate--L-alanine ligase, which translates to MIRPDLTLPIPENIEAAHFIGIGGSGMSGLARMFLARGIRVSGSDRADSKALRDLAELGATVHVGHDAANLGDDVDTVVHTGAIWPENPEFVLAKERGLHVIHRSQALHWLIGGRRLVSVAGAHGKTTSTGMIVTALQALGADPTFVNGGVIAQLGVSSGTGSDDLVVIEADESDGTFLLYDTAVALITNVDPDHLDHWGSRAAFYEAFARFGNDAREAVVISADDAGARLVAERLTHPHVVTFGEAEAATVRVTEIRTDGPVSFSITHGGTTVSATLPVPGAHNAINATGAVAVLLTLGHELEPAVRAIEGFAGTVRRFELHGTERGVSVYDDYAHHPTEVAAALAAARTVVGDGRIIAIQQPHTYSRTQEMYREFAEVLEHYADHTVMLDVYGAREDPVPGVTGELVSGAFADPAHVHFVADWQDAADYTASVARDGDYVITLGCGNVNLIIPQVLEALERSAEPGE; encoded by the coding sequence ATGATCAGACCCGACCTCACGCTGCCCATCCCCGAGAACATCGAGGCCGCCCACTTCATCGGAATCGGCGGCTCCGGCATGTCGGGCCTTGCCCGCATGTTCCTCGCGCGAGGCATCCGCGTCTCGGGCTCGGACCGCGCTGACAGCAAGGCGCTGCGCGATCTCGCGGAGCTGGGCGCGACGGTGCACGTCGGCCACGATGCGGCGAATCTCGGCGACGACGTCGACACCGTCGTCCACACCGGGGCGATCTGGCCCGAGAACCCGGAGTTCGTACTGGCCAAGGAGCGCGGGCTCCATGTCATCCACCGATCGCAGGCGCTGCACTGGCTCATCGGCGGACGGCGTCTCGTCTCGGTCGCCGGTGCGCACGGCAAGACGACGTCCACCGGGATGATCGTGACGGCGCTGCAGGCACTGGGTGCCGATCCGACCTTCGTCAACGGCGGTGTGATCGCGCAGCTCGGCGTCTCGAGCGGCACAGGTTCGGACGACCTCGTCGTGATCGAGGCCGACGAGTCGGACGGCACCTTCCTCCTCTACGACACCGCCGTCGCCCTCATCACCAACGTCGACCCCGACCACCTCGATCACTGGGGTTCGCGCGCGGCCTTCTACGAAGCGTTCGCGCGGTTCGGAAACGACGCGCGCGAAGCGGTGGTGATCTCCGCCGACGACGCCGGTGCGCGGCTGGTGGCCGAGCGGCTGACCCATCCGCACGTCGTCACCTTCGGCGAGGCGGAGGCGGCGACGGTGCGGGTGACCGAGATCCGCACCGACGGACCCGTCTCCTTCTCGATCACACACGGCGGCACGACGGTGTCCGCGACCCTCCCGGTACCCGGGGCGCACAACGCGATCAACGCGACGGGAGCCGTCGCGGTGCTGCTCACGCTCGGCCACGAGCTCGAGCCCGCGGTCCGCGCGATCGAGGGCTTCGCCGGCACCGTGCGCCGGTTCGAGCTGCACGGCACCGAGCGCGGCGTGAGCGTGTACGACGACTACGCCCACCACCCGACCGAGGTCGCCGCGGCCCTCGCTGCCGCCCGTACGGTCGTCGGAGACGGCCGGATCATCGCGATCCAGCAGCCGCACACGTACTCCCGCACACAGGAGATGTACCGAGAGTTCGCCGAGGTGCTCGAACACTACGCTGACCACACGGTCATGCTCGACGTGTACGGGGCGCGCGAAGACCCCGTGCCCGGCGTGACGGGCGAGCTCGTGAGCGGGGCGTTCGCCGATCCGGCGCACGTGCACTTCGTGGCCGACTGGCAGGATGCCGCCGACTACACGGCATCCGTCGCCCGCGACGGCGACTACGTCATCACGCTCGGCTGCGGCAACGTCAACCTCATCATCCCGCAGGTGCTCGAGGCCCTCGAGCGCAGCGCCGAACCGGGGGAGTAG
- a CDS encoding DUF4362 domain-containing protein: MTPRIHAHAIASGGMLLAALLLTACATGGVAPGGGETGETTPTIAPDPGTGADTPAGFTDRPMLPSCGSVELHQGETIPQDALECLADGGPGGAELTVTAPTVEGDPIVTYYRALPGGGVEVFTDMTQDAYGGGWGYDFCADAAAVDEHGVCVDVATD, translated from the coding sequence ATGACCCCGCGGATCCACGCTCACGCGATCGCGTCAGGAGGGATGCTCCTCGCCGCGCTGCTGCTGACGGCATGCGCCACCGGGGGAGTCGCTCCGGGTGGCGGCGAGACGGGGGAGACGACGCCCACGATCGCCCCCGACCCGGGGACCGGTGCGGACACCCCCGCCGGCTTCACCGACCGGCCGATGCTCCCGTCCTGCGGGAGCGTCGAGCTCCATCAGGGCGAGACGATCCCGCAGGACGCGCTCGAGTGCCTTGCCGACGGCGGGCCCGGTGGCGCCGAGCTGACGGTGACGGCGCCGACCGTCGAAGGCGATCCGATCGTGACGTACTACCGCGCGCTACCCGGCGGCGGCGTCGAGGTGTTCACCGACATGACGCAGGATGCGTACGGCGGCGGATGGGGCTACGACTTCTGCGCCGACGCCGCCGCGGTCGATGAGCACGGAGTGTGCGTCGACGTGGCGACCGACTGA
- a CDS encoding GntR family transcriptional regulator produces MIDIDPASPVPPFEQLRSGLVDAMSSGELAPGQRLPTVRRLAEDLGIAPGTVARAYRELEASALIETHGRNGTFVAFTGDPTHQQAQRAAAAFAEQIRALRLDADEALALVAAALRGSGDATAV; encoded by the coding sequence GTGATCGACATCGACCCCGCCTCTCCCGTCCCGCCGTTCGAGCAGCTCCGGTCAGGTCTGGTCGACGCCATGTCGTCGGGCGAGCTCGCGCCGGGCCAGCGCCTGCCGACGGTGCGCCGCCTCGCGGAGGACCTCGGCATCGCGCCCGGCACGGTCGCCCGTGCATACCGCGAGCTCGAGGCGTCCGCTCTCATCGAGACCCACGGGCGCAACGGGACCTTCGTCGCATTCACCGGCGATCCGACTCACCAGCAGGCGCAGCGGGCAGCGGCGGCCTTCGCCGAGCAGATCCGCGCGCTTCGCCTGGACGCCGACGAGGCGCTCGCCCTCGTCGCCGCCGCCCTGCGCGGCAGCGGAGACGCCACGGCGGTCTGA
- a CDS encoding UDP-N-acetylglucosamine--N-acetylmuramyl-(pentapeptide) pyrophosphoryl-undecaprenol N-acetylglucosamine transferase — MTTYLLAGGGTAGHVNPLLAVADALRAREPDADVLVLGTREGLEARLVPERGYELLFVDKVPFPRRPNRAAAAFPVQFPRAVAQVRAHIAERGVDVVVGFGGYASAPAYVAARRARVPFVVHEANARPGMANVLGARTAARVGVAFEGTPLRRSRVVGMPLRREIVDLDRGALRAEAAAHFGLDADRPVLLVFGGSLGAQRLNEAFGDGYGAAWRDVLDAGWQLLHVTGERSTLADPGAPGYAVRRYVDRMDLAFALADLIVSRAGAATVSEISALAIPAVYVPYAVGNGEQALNASSAVRAGAATLIADAEFTGDRVRSEVVPLLADDGARAAMAAAAASVGTRTGTENVVALIDEALGR, encoded by the coding sequence GTGACGACGTACCTCCTCGCCGGCGGCGGCACAGCCGGACACGTCAATCCGCTGCTCGCGGTGGCCGACGCGCTGCGAGCCCGTGAGCCCGACGCCGACGTGCTGGTGCTCGGCACCCGTGAGGGGCTCGAGGCCCGGCTCGTTCCCGAGCGCGGCTACGAGCTGCTGTTCGTCGACAAGGTGCCGTTCCCACGTCGCCCGAACAGGGCGGCTGCCGCCTTTCCCGTGCAGTTCCCGCGTGCGGTGGCACAGGTGCGCGCGCACATCGCGGAGCGCGGCGTCGACGTCGTGGTCGGCTTCGGCGGCTACGCGTCCGCACCGGCCTACGTCGCCGCGCGTCGCGCGCGCGTGCCGTTCGTGGTGCACGAGGCCAACGCCCGCCCCGGCATGGCGAACGTCCTGGGTGCCCGCACCGCGGCCCGGGTCGGCGTCGCGTTCGAGGGCACGCCGCTGCGTCGCTCGCGCGTCGTCGGCATGCCGCTGCGCCGCGAGATCGTCGACCTCGACCGCGGTGCACTCCGAGCCGAGGCGGCGGCGCATTTCGGACTCGACGCCGACCGGCCGGTGCTCCTCGTGTTCGGCGGCTCGCTCGGTGCGCAGCGGCTGAACGAGGCGTTCGGCGACGGCTACGGCGCCGCATGGCGCGATGTGCTCGACGCCGGCTGGCAGTTGCTCCACGTGACGGGGGAGCGGTCGACTCTGGCAGATCCGGGCGCACCCGGCTACGCCGTGCGCAGGTACGTCGACCGGATGGATCTCGCCTTCGCGCTTGCCGATCTGATCGTGTCGAGGGCCGGCGCCGCCACCGTGAGCGAGATCAGCGCCCTGGCGATCCCTGCGGTGTATGTGCCGTATGCGGTCGGCAACGGCGAGCAGGCGCTCAACGCGTCGTCCGCGGTGCGCGCCGGGGCGGCGACGCTCATCGCCGACGCCGAGTTCACCGGCGATCGCGTGCGGTCCGAGGTCGTGCCGCTTCTGGCCGACGACGGCGCGCGTGCGGCGATGGCCGCGGCCGCGGCATCCGTCGGCACCCGCACCGGCACCGAGAACGTCGTCGCGCTGATCGACGAGGCGCTCGGGCGGTAG
- the ftsW gene encoding putative lipid II flippase FtsW — MSTTQSRTRPAPTTPPDPPARRGLAARVSLGRVLAPVPSEFLLIASTALLLTFFGLVMILSATSAVATAQGLPPYEAVLKQTIFAVIGIPLMFVASRLPLTFWKRIAWPALILATAFQLLVFTPLGHGADGNRNWITIAGFQAQPSEFLKLALALWVAYVLFRKQTLLTKWQHVFIPLVPVSALAIASVLAGKDLGTAMILVLVVLGALFFSGVKLRIFVLPAILAAGAVAVLAVTSPDRMRRFMSFLNPNCLDDYFNDCYQPLHGVWGLANGGIFGLGLGNSREKYDWLPAAANDYIFAIVGEEVGLIGCAVVLSLFALFAVGAFHVIRKTDDPFVRIAAGGITVWIVGQALINIGVVLRVFPVLGVPLPFMSQGGTSLLSVLIASGVLLSFARTLPAVVARREAAIQQARASRAPRPARPAR; from the coding sequence ATGAGCACGACGCAGTCGCGGACCCGACCGGCACCGACGACCCCGCCTGATCCTCCCGCGCGGCGCGGTCTCGCTGCTCGCGTGTCGCTCGGTCGCGTGCTCGCGCCGGTGCCGAGCGAGTTCCTGCTCATCGCGTCCACGGCGCTGCTGCTCACCTTCTTCGGGCTCGTGATGATCCTCTCGGCGACCTCCGCGGTCGCCACCGCGCAGGGACTGCCCCCGTACGAGGCGGTGCTCAAGCAGACGATCTTCGCCGTCATCGGCATCCCGCTGATGTTCGTCGCGAGCCGCCTGCCGCTGACGTTCTGGAAGCGCATCGCGTGGCCGGCGCTCATCCTCGCGACGGCGTTCCAGCTGCTCGTCTTCACACCGCTCGGCCACGGCGCCGACGGCAACCGCAACTGGATCACGATCGCGGGCTTCCAGGCTCAACCCTCGGAGTTCCTCAAGCTCGCGCTCGCGCTGTGGGTGGCGTACGTGCTGTTCCGCAAGCAGACGCTGCTCACCAAGTGGCAGCACGTCTTCATTCCGCTGGTCCCCGTCTCCGCACTCGCGATCGCGTCGGTCCTGGCCGGAAAAGACCTCGGCACCGCGATGATCCTGGTGCTGGTCGTGCTGGGCGCGCTCTTCTTCTCCGGGGTGAAGCTGCGGATCTTCGTGCTCCCGGCGATCCTCGCCGCCGGGGCGGTCGCCGTGCTCGCCGTCACGAGCCCCGACCGCATGCGGCGATTCATGAGCTTTCTGAACCCGAACTGCCTCGACGACTATTTCAACGACTGCTACCAGCCGCTGCACGGCGTGTGGGGTCTCGCCAACGGCGGCATCTTCGGGCTCGGGCTCGGCAACTCTCGCGAGAAGTACGACTGGCTGCCGGCGGCCGCGAACGACTACATCTTCGCGATCGTCGGCGAGGAGGTCGGGCTCATCGGATGCGCGGTCGTGCTGAGCCTGTTCGCGCTGTTCGCGGTCGGAGCCTTCCACGTCATCCGCAAGACGGACGACCCGTTCGTCCGGATCGCGGCGGGCGGCATCACCGTCTGGATCGTCGGACAGGCGCTCATCAACATCGGGGTCGTGCTGCGCGTCTTCCCCGTCCTCGGAGTGCCGCTCCCGTTCATGTCGCAGGGCGGGACCTCGCTGCTCTCGGTGCTCATCGCGTCCGGCGTGCTGCTGTCGTTCGCGCGGACGCTCCCGGCGGTCGTCGCCAGACGCGAGGCGGCGATCCAGCAGGCACGCGCGTCCCGCGCCCCCCGCCCCGCCCGACCGGCGCGCTGA
- the murD gene encoding UDP-N-acetylmuramoyl-L-alanine--D-glutamate ligase has protein sequence MTAERLHALTSWHADWRGLRVAVLGLSVTGFSAADTLAELGADVLVVTERADEEYARLIPVIGARLWTGRLDTVPQELADFAPDVVVASPGFAPGHPLISWVQQSDAALWGDIELAWRVRDKVVRADGTPADWILVTGTNGKTTTTRLTAAMLVAGGLRAAPVGNIGTPVLDAVRDPGGFDALVVELSSHQLWYLGLQDGPDPLSPHAAVCLNLADDHLEWHGSFEAYRDAKAHVYDNTRVACVYNKADAATRAMVEDAEVVEGARAIGFDLGVPGPSDLGVVDGILVDRAFLDDRRTSALELTTVAELAELGLSAPHIAANILAAAALARSLGVTPADIRSALRGFRLDPHRIEVVARHEGVTWVDDSKATNPHAAASSLTAFPGAVWIVGGLLKGVDIADLVAGRGAQAKAAIVIGADRTAVVTAFSRHAPGVPLIEVDGVETEEVMTRVVELAAGIARDGDVVLLAPAAASFDQFASYADRGRRFAAAVRERIGTGADDEHDAVADPTGTDDPA, from the coding sequence ATGACCGCCGAACGCCTGCACGCCCTCACGAGCTGGCACGCGGACTGGAGGGGCCTGCGCGTCGCCGTGCTCGGGCTCTCGGTCACCGGCTTCTCCGCCGCCGACACGCTGGCCGAGCTCGGCGCCGACGTGCTCGTCGTCACCGAGCGCGCCGACGAGGAGTACGCGCGGCTGATCCCCGTGATCGGCGCGCGCCTGTGGACCGGTCGGCTCGACACCGTGCCGCAGGAGCTCGCCGACTTCGCACCCGACGTCGTCGTCGCCTCTCCGGGCTTCGCGCCGGGGCATCCGCTCATCTCCTGGGTGCAGCAGTCGGATGCCGCGCTCTGGGGCGACATCGAGCTGGCGTGGCGCGTGCGCGACAAGGTCGTGCGCGCCGACGGAACTCCCGCCGACTGGATCCTCGTGACGGGGACGAACGGCAAGACGACGACCACGCGCCTCACGGCCGCGATGCTCGTCGCAGGAGGACTCCGGGCGGCCCCGGTGGGCAACATCGGCACGCCCGTGCTCGACGCGGTGCGCGATCCGGGCGGGTTCGACGCCCTCGTGGTCGAGCTGTCGAGCCACCAGCTCTGGTACCTCGGCCTGCAGGACGGTCCTGACCCGCTCTCGCCGCACGCGGCGGTCTGCCTCAACCTCGCCGACGACCACCTCGAGTGGCACGGCTCGTTCGAGGCCTACCGCGACGCGAAGGCGCACGTGTACGACAACACGCGCGTCGCCTGCGTGTACAACAAGGCGGATGCCGCGACCCGCGCCATGGTCGAAGACGCCGAGGTCGTCGAGGGGGCGCGCGCGATCGGCTTCGACCTCGGCGTGCCGGGGCCGAGCGATCTCGGCGTCGTGGACGGGATCCTCGTCGACCGCGCGTTCCTCGACGACCGCCGGACGAGCGCGCTCGAGCTGACGACCGTCGCCGAGCTCGCCGAACTCGGCCTCTCCGCACCGCACATCGCCGCGAACATCCTCGCCGCGGCCGCCCTCGCGCGCTCGCTCGGCGTCACTCCCGCCGACATCCGGTCGGCGCTTCGAGGCTTCCGCCTCGACCCGCACCGCATCGAGGTCGTCGCGCGGCACGAGGGCGTCACATGGGTCGACGACTCCAAGGCCACGAACCCCCACGCGGCCGCGTCCTCGCTGACCGCCTTCCCCGGCGCGGTCTGGATCGTGGGAGGGCTCCTCAAGGGAGTGGACATCGCCGACCTCGTCGCAGGACGCGGCGCGCAGGCGAAAGCGGCGATCGTGATCGGCGCCGACCGCACGGCCGTCGTCACGGCGTTCTCGCGACACGCGCCGGGGGTGCCCCTGATCGAGGTCGACGGCGTCGAGACTGAAGAGGTCATGACGCGGGTCGTCGAGCTGGCGGCCGGGATCGCGCGTGACGGGGACGTTGTTCTGCTCGCCCCCGCCGCGGCATCCTTCGACCAGTTCGCGTCCTACGCGGACCGGGGCCGACGATTCGCGGCAGCGGTGAGGGAACGGATCGGAACGGGGGCCGACGATGAGCACGACGCAGTCGCGGACCCGACCGGCACCGACGACCCCGCCTGA